Proteins from one Telopea speciosissima isolate NSW1024214 ecotype Mountain lineage chromosome 1, Tspe_v1, whole genome shotgun sequence genomic window:
- the LOC122665054 gene encoding agamous-like MADS-box protein AGL80, which produces MTRKKVKLALIPDEAARRRTFYRRKDGIMKKLSELSTLCGVLTCAIIYSPFEQQPFVWPSPAAAERVLDKFKSMSVFEQGKNMLSQVEYLQQRITKLKDQLRKIQLENRKKEMTMLMYQCLKGKDLNDLTMLELTDLTKVVAEKMEAIEKRIETLKQTQSEIGTSGRIAGGASSADDSTDLQVAVDTLINTDNSAWTVPFCP; this is translated from the coding sequence ATGACCAGGAAGAAGGTCAAGCTTGCCTTGATCCCAGACGAGGCTGCAAGGAGAAGAACCTTCTACAGAAGAAAGGATGGAATAATGAAGAAGTTGAGTGAACTTAGCACATTATGCGGTGTTCTGACATGTGCTATCATATACAGTCCCTTTGAACAACAACCTTTCGTTTGGCCCTCTCCAGCTGCAGCAGAAAGAGTGCTTGATAAGTTCAAAAGCATGTCTGTTTTCGAACAAGGCAAGAATATGCTAAGCCAAGTAGAGTATCTCCAGCAAAGGATCACCAAATTAAAGGATCAATTGAGAAAGATTCAATTGGAGAATAGAAAGAAGGAGATGACGATGCTTATGTACCAGTGTTTGAAAGGTAAGGATCTGAATGATCTTACCATGCTTGAGTTAACTGATTTAACTAAAGTGGTTGCTGAAAAGATGGAGGCCATAGAAAAGAGGATTGAAACACTTAAGCAAACTCAATCAGAGATTGGGACCTCAGGGAGAATCGCAGGAGGAGCGTCAAGCGCAGATGATAGTACTGATTTGCAGGTGGCTGTGGATACTCTAATAAATACGGACAATAGTGCATGGACTGTTCCTTTCTGTCCTTAA